From the genome of Miscanthus floridulus cultivar M001 chromosome 10, ASM1932011v1, whole genome shotgun sequence, one region includes:
- the LOC136487595 gene encoding cation/H(+) antiporter 15-like: MTAVANLTSRALEPTVKPLAAACYDNNLVNSQGMFLGDQPLRFSLPLLLVQVSVILVLSAAAHLVLRRLGQSRFVTHMLVGIFLGPSVLGRSASFRDVLFSERGTYILESVSLVALILFLFSMGVKTDLSLLRRPSGRAVAVGIMGAVVPLAVTLPVFHALQPTLPEDLKGSSLVTELAVRLSLSSFPVIADALSDLDLLNTDLGRIALTASLITDVTSWFIRACTAAVILIGDARSPAFTAKILASFVAFVLFVSFVARPAGRYIAYKRTPTGALLSEGSFVVVVIAALLSALVTDAIGFKYMIGPMMLGLALPGGMPIGATMTERLDSFFIALFLPVYMALSGYRTDLAEFTKSEASEKWCALELFVALCVSGKLVGCVAAGLFFTMPFRDAIVLALMLNIRGIVEVAAINNWGDTMKATAEHYSTLTLSMVLITAVSTPLIKLLYDPSGQFARAKRRSLEHARLSADLRVLTCLYSEDHAAPLIDLLEASGSSRDSPMSLIVLHLTELVGRAASVLKPHRKSTRSSNSGGNPTPSDRIVNAFRYFEQQAAPGAVTVSPYVAQAPFSSMHHDVCSLAHSRKANLILLPFHKSSDGARSTANNAIRSINRSVLQYAPCSVAILVDHGLASGSACATAANSLLQRAALYFLGGADDREALAYAARMPEAGTMSLTVVRFKLRNWVGMGGQDEARDEELLQEFWARHRDNERVVYVEKTVEDAEGTASVVRAMSEKFDLLIVGRRGGESEGDPEGSTALTSGLSEWSEFPELGVLGDMLASAEFASKVSILVIQQQPPKKMAAVGSSVND; the protein is encoded by the coding sequence ATGACGGCGGTGGCGAACCTGACGTCGCGGGCGCTGGAGCCGACGGTGAAGCCGCTGGCGGCGGCGTGCTACGACAACAACCTGGTGAACTCGCAGGGCATGTTCCTGGGCGACCAGCCGCTACGCTTCTCCCTGCCGCTCCTCCTCGTGCAGGTCTCCGTCATCCTGGTCCTCTCCGCGGCCGCGCACCTCGTGCTCCGCCGCCTCGGCCAGTCGCGCTTCGTCACCCACATGCTCGTCGGCATCTTCCTGGGGCCCTCCGTGCTGGGCCGCAGCGCGTCCTTCCGCGACGTGCTCTTCTCCGAGCGCGGCACCTACATCCTCGAGAGCGTGTCCCTGGTGGCGCTCATCCTTTTCCTCTTCTCCATGGGCGTCAAGACcgacctcagcctcctccgccggcCCAGCGGCCGCGCCGTGGCCGTCGGCATCATGGGCGCCGTCGTCCCGCTCGCCGTCACCCTTCCCGTCTTCCACGCGCTCCAGCCCACACTGCCCGAGGACCTGAAGGGCTCCTCGCTCGTCACCGAGCTCGCCGtccgcctctccctctcctcgtTCCCCGTCATCGCCGACGCGCTCTCCGACCTCGACCTCCTCAACACCGACCTCGGCCGCATTGCGCTCACGGCGTCGCTCATCACCGACGTCACCTCCTGGTTCATCCGCGCCTGCACTGCCGCGGTTATTCTCATCGGCGATGCCAGGTCGCCGGCGTTCACGGCCAAGATCCTCGCCTCCTTCGTCGCGTTCGTGCTCTTCGTCAGCTTCGTCGCGCGCCCCGCCGGCCGCTACATCGCGTACAAGCGCACCCCGACGGGGGCGCTCCTCTCCGAGGGCTCCTTCGTGGTGGTGGTCATCGCCGCGCTGCTGTCGGCGCTGGTGACGGACGCCATCGGGTTCAAGTACATGATCGGGCCCATGATGCTGGGGCTGGCGCTCCCCGGCGGCATGCCCATCGGCGCCACCATGACGGAGCGCCTCGACTCCTTCTTCATCGCGCTCTTCCTTCCCGTCTACATGGCGCTCTCCGGATACCGCACCGACCTCGCCGAGTTCACCAAGTCCGAGGCCTCGGAGAAGTGGTGCGCGCTGGAGCTGTTCGTGGCGCTCTGCGTGTCGGGCAAGCTCGTCGGCTGCGTCGCCGCGGGGCTCTTCTTCACCATGCCGTTCCGGGACGCCATCGTGTTGGCCCTCATGCTCAACATCCGGGGCATCGTGGAGGTGGCGGCCATCAACAACTGGGGCGACACCATGAAGGCGACGGCGGAGCACTACTCGACGCTCACCTTGTCCATGGTGCTCATCACCGCCGTGTCCACGCCGCTGATCAAGCTGCTGTACGACCCGTCGGGGCAGTTCGCGCGGGCGAAGCGGCGGTCGCTGGAGCACGCGCGCCTCAGCGCCGACCTCCGCGTGCTCACCTGCCTCTACAGCGAGGACCACGCGGCGCCGCTGATCGACCTGCTGGAGGCGTCGGGTTCCTCCCGCGACTCGCCCATGTCGCTCATCGTGCTCCACCTCACGGAGCTCGTCGGCCGCGCCGCGTCCGTGCTGAAGCCCCACCGGAAGAGCACGAGGTCGTCCAACAGCGGCGGCAACCCGACGCCGTCGGACCGCATCGTGAACGCGTTCCGGTACTTCGAGCAGCAGGCGGCGCCGGGGGCGGTGACGGTGAGCCCGTACGTGGCGCAGGCGCCCTTCAGCTCGATGCACCACGACGTGTGCTCGCTGGCGCACAGCCGGAAGGCCAACCTCATCCTGCTCCCCTTCCACAAGTCCTCCGACGGCGCGCGCAGCACGGCCAACAACGCCATCCGCTCCATCAACCGGAGCGTGCTGCAGTACGCGCCCTGCTCCGTCGCCATCCTCGTGGACCACGGCCTCGCGTCCGGGTCGGCGTGCGCCACCGCCGCCAACAGCCTGCTCCAGCGCGCGGCGCTCTACTTCCTGGGCGGCGCCGACGACCGCGAGGCGCTGGCGTACGCGGCGAGGATGCCGGAGGCCGGGACCATGTCGCTGACGGTGGTGCGGTTCAAGCTCCGGAACTGGGTCGGGATGGGCGGGCAAGACGAGGCGCGGGACGAGGAGCTGCTGCAGGAGTTCTGGGCCAGGCACAGGGACAACGAGCGGGTGGTGTACGTGGAGAAGACGGTGGAGGATGCGGAGGGCACCGCGTCGGTGGTGCGCGCCATGAGCGAGAAGTTCGACCTGCTCATCGTGGGGCGCCGCGGCGGGGAGAGCGAAGGCGACCCGGAGGGGTCGACGGCGCTCACCAGCGGGCTGTCGGAGTGGAGCGAGTTCCCGGAGCTGGGCGTGCTGGGGGACATGCTGGCCTCTGCGGAGTTCGCGTCCAAGGTCTCCATCCTCGTCATCCAGCAGCAGCCGCCCAAGAAAATGGCCGCCGTCGGAAGCTCCGTCAATGATTAG
- the LOC136487946 gene encoding uncharacterized protein produces the protein MLPDSTHRDGAVYSVTGGWHKTYRIADTDETQLEAATLSNPSNCYPNQETCCQHIPRAMMQIFSIELGKLSMDSGPVQIYGYIAVRDTRDPLRNYVFNRSRADPITLEQGSPIEMIGPKRGIDMSSGVLIEFDMKIKKGEQELDDTQLIDGITDFDELTTPSFKPFLSRIDGVGGAVDITLAMFHFASGGNNRSGHSTGL, from the exons ATGCTGCCCGACAGCACCCACCGCGACGGCGCCGTCTACAGCGTCACCGGCGGCTGGCATAAGACCTACCGCATCGCCGACACCGATGAGA CCCAATTGGAGGCAGCAACCCTTTCCAACCCAAGCAATTGCTATCCGAATCAGGAAACTTGTTGCCAACATATCCCGCGAGCAATGATGCAAATATTTTCCATAGAATTGGGTAAACTTTCAATGGATAGCGGTCCAGTGCAGATTTATGGATATATAGCTGTACGAGACACTCGGGACCCGTTACGCAACTATGTATTTAATCGAAGCAGGGCTGATCCCATCACATTGGAGCAG GGTTCTCCTATAGAGATGATTGGTCCTAAGCGAGGTATTGATATGTCCTCTGGTGTACTAATAGAGTTTGATATGAAGATTAAGAAAGGAGAACAAGAATTAGATGACACACAGTTAATCGATGGAATAACAGATTTCGATGAATTAACCACACCATCATTCAAACCGTTCTTGAGTCGTATCGATGGTGTTGGTGGTGCGGTTGACATAACATTAGCTATGTTTCACTTCGCCAGTGGAGGCAACAATAGAAGTGGACATAGCACAGGTTTATGA